The following are encoded in a window of Hemiscyllium ocellatum isolate sHemOce1 chromosome 35, sHemOce1.pat.X.cur, whole genome shotgun sequence genomic DNA:
- the c35h6orf136 gene encoding uncharacterized protein C6orf136 homolog, whose product MRVRLSRAGLQPIGRLVRRQRRDVAFWKRPRLEAAQLGLPVSKGIGDVGLYACMAAAVSCRQSAARGLAAFGLRQRRLCCGNLPRTRGNDYYYLTWRRSTLPLCHKQRLEVCHGRPARRISSMSWATQAAVHVQYRTKRRPGITGHTAAAHRLNLGSNHFPDLERAQVPTYGLLHGACSGRSFPSDIRLQSLICILDEKVSMQLVMSGWGKKQTALLEVPCSRLVRLQQLVASRVESVPAGLDGRLGAEQASALLLAQLEGILDSITTVDGHNADDIVVEQHVSSNSDRETMVKDLVEECVPETLAGKPEETRVSPASVQIPHPEEPSETTLSLWDMHEGHLDSFKALFDSEHCPMPYHLGFEHPTIPVPPLGVLATFSGTGNLASASFQKKEPSMEEHLAVLYEKLRVELPNFFLKPHDYGMYSPNVEFISQFPRIKTRGRATYQTVVTLLRFIVWNYCADVHLDIMKMTQHPENCTIQVRWRITGLPLHVLILKFYKKDKTELYRTYDAYSTFYLGPDGLIHRHKVDKMMPTQPPLAKVKTLLVGALVALGLEEHRPALNLLLAQSSGKVGGKHC is encoded by the exons ATGAGAGTCCGTCTCTCTCGCGCCGGCCTCCAGCCAATCGGGAGGCTCGTCCGACGGCAGCGCCGCGACGTCGCTTTCTGGAAGCGTCCGCGGCTCGAGGCGGCGCAACTCGGGCTCCCGGTATCCAAGGGCATCGG TGACGTTGGGCTGTATGCATGCATGGCAGCTGCTGTGAGCTGCAGGCAGAGTGCAGCCAGAGGCCTGGCAGCATTTGGACTCAGGCAGCGGAGACTTTGCTGCGGAAATCTTCCCAGGACCCGGGGGAATGACTACTACTATTTAACGTGGAGACGGAGTACCTTGCCTCTGTGTCATAAACAG AGACTCGAGGTGTGCCATGGTAGGCCTGCCCGGCGAATTAGCAGCATGTCGTGGGCTACGCAGGCTGCTGTCCACGTTCAGTACCGGACTAAGAGACGGCCAGGCATCACAGGACATACGGCGGCTGCCCATAGACTTAACCTTGGGTCAAATCACTTTCCAGATTTGGAACGGGCCCAGGTACCGACGTATGGCCTTTTGCATGGTGCCTGCAGTGGAAGGTCATTCCCAAGTGACATACGCCTGCAATCCCTCATCTGTATCCTGGACGAGAAGGTCAGTATGCAGCTGGTCATGAGTGGCTGGGGAAAGAAGCAGACTGCCCTACTGGAGGTGCCCTGCTCCAGGCTGGTTCGTTTGCAGCAGCTGGTGGCCTCCAGGGTGGAAAGCGTGCCTGCTGGACTGGATGGGCGGCTTGGTGCTGAGCAAGCGAGTGCACTTCTCCTGGCCCAGCTGGAAGGCATCTTGGATTCAATCACAACTGTCGATGGGCACAATGCAGATGACATTGTGGTGGAGCAGCATGTCTCCTCTAATTCTGACAGGGAGACAATGGTGAAAGATTTGGTGGAGGAGTGTGTCCCAGAAACACTGGCAGGGAAGCCTGAGGAAACCAGAGTGTCCCCTGCAAGTGTGCAGATACCCCATCCAGAAGAACCCTCCGAGACCACGCTGAGCCTTTGGGACATGCACGAGGGGCACCTGGACTCTTTCAAGGCACTGTTTGACAGTGAGCACTGCCCGATGCCGTACCACTTGGGTTTTGAGCACCCCACAATTCCTGTGCCTCCACTTGGAGTATTGGCCACTTTCAGTGGCACCGGTAACCTTGCAAGTGCAAGCTTTCAGAAGAAGGAGCCCAGTATGGAGGAACATCTAGCTGTCCTTTACGAAAAGCTTAGAGTGGAG TTGCCGAATTTCTTCCTGAAGCCGCATGATTATGGGATGTACTCTCCGAATGTAGAATTCATCAGCCAGTTTCCAAGGATAAAGACGCG GGGTCGTGCCACCTATCAGACAGTTGTGACGTTGCTTCGGTTTATCGTTTGGAATTACTGTGCGGATGTTCACTTGGACATTATGAAAATGACGCAGCATCCCGAGAACTGCACCATTCAAGTCCGCTGGAGAATTACAGGACTCCCGCTCCATGTTTTGATACTGAAATTTTACAAGAAGGACAAGACTGAACTCTATCG AACCTATGATGCATACTCCACGTTCTATCTGGGACCTGATGGACTTATTCATCGGCACAAGGTTGACAAG